CAAGAGATCTTGGTTCCTGGTCGCGGGAACCGGTCCATGTGATGAGGAGATCCTTTCGACCTTCATCAAAAAGGGAGTGGCAGATCGACTTGTGATTCTCGGGGAATTGCCGAGTCAGGAGCTCGTAGACGCGTACTACGCAATGGATACGTTTGCCTTCGCCTCCCTTTCTGAGACTCAGGGGATGGTAGTCACTGAAGCAATGGCAGCGGGCACTCCTGTCGTGGCTATTGATGGGCCGGGTGTTAGGGAAGCCGTCCGAAATGGAATGAATGGTCTTCTATTACCAACGCAGGAGGTGTCGAGTTTCTCTGCTGCGCTACGTTCCATCGAGAGCCTGGGCGACGAAGCTCTAAGTCGAATGAAAATAGGTGCCCTTGCGACCGCTAGCGAATCTTCAATGACAGTAAGTGCTGAGCGAACTCTCAAGCTCTACGATCGGCTTCTAAATCAAGAAACTTTGCAGCATCACCAAGATGCCTGGACTTTCCTGGGCCATCGCGTAACTCAAGAATGGAAACTCTGGGAGAACATGCTGCTCGCAGCCGGTGACGCCCTACTCAAACACGAAAGCGTCGCCGAGCCATGTATGTAAAGTGGACAGGCTGGTTTCCTCGGATTCGACGATGGTTCAGCCGGGGCGAGTTGGCAAGACGCATCCTCAAAGTGCCGCGAATTCCGGGTCAATCCGAAGCGGATGGCTTGATCCTTATCCAGATCGATGGTCTTTCCAAGAGCGAACTCGAACTAGCGATCACCTACGGGAGGGTGCCGTTCTTGAGACGGCTCCTCAAGCGTGAGCGATACCGCCTTCACACGATGTACTCTGGTGTCCCCTCGACAACACCAAGTGTCCAAGCAGAGCTGTTCTACGGCGTAAGGTGTGCCGTGCCAGCCTTTAGTTATCGCTCATCTGCCTTAAAGAGAGCAGTGAGGATGGCAGAGCCAGAGGCGGCAGAAATCGTTGAGACGAAGATATCTAAAAGCCGTGAGGGGCTCCTTGATTCGGGGAGTGCCTACTGCGATGTCTACAGTGGCGGAGCATCTGAGACGCATTTTTGTGCACAGAACCTGGGGTGGGGAGGTTTTGTTCGATCGGTCAGTCCGGTACGAATGTTGATGTTGGTAACTCTTTACGCTTGGAGTCTAGTGAGGGCTATTGGACTTGCTCTTGCGGAACTCTTCCTAGCACTAAGAGATTTCGTGACAGGGAAATTAAACGGAAGTGAACTCTGGCATGAGTTGCTCTTCATCCCATCCAGAGTGAGTGTTGGGGTCCTGCTCAGAGAACTTGTTGCAGCGGGGGTGGCACTAGATATAGCCCGAGGCGTTCCAAGAATTCACTGCAATTTTTTGGGCTACGACGAACAGGCTCATCGACGTGGCCCCAGTTCAAAACTCGCAAGATGGAGCCTCAGGGGAATTGATCGCGTTGTCAGGTTGATCTGGAAAGCAGCGCATCGCTCACCACACCGGCACTACGATGTTTGGATCTACTCCGATCATGGGCAAGAAGCGACGGCTCCGTACGAGCAGAAGTATGGTCGTACGATTCAAGAGGCGATTGGAAGAGTCGTCTCCGAGGTCCAACGCGTTGAATTTCGTCTACCAACCAAGGCGTTGCGTCACCCCGGAATCGACCGCTCGCGTTGGATCGGCGGGGGACGCATCGCGAGAGCAATATTTGATCGTGAGCCACCACACGGCGAAACGACAGACGAATTGCCGGTTGTGGTCGCGAATGGCCCTATTGGGCTGGTCTATTTGTCGCACTCTGCTTCAGAGGAAGAAATAAGGAAGCTTGCCAGAGCGATAGTCGACGGTACAGGATGCCCGATTGTGCTAACGGCAAAGGCGGATGGTAAAGCCATCGCTCACAGAAGGTCAGGCGAGTACCTATTGCCAGAACAAGCAAGCAGCGTGTTGGGCGAGGGACATCCGTTTCTCAGAGAAGCAGCAGAAGATCTCGTTCGCTTGGTGCATCACCCTGACTCTGGGGACCTAGTCTTGAGCGGTTGGAACCCCAAGGGAGAGCCACTCTCATTCGCGCTCCAGCACGGAGCGCATGGCGGTCCTGGTGCAGCAGAGACAAACGCTTTTGTTCTCGCACCACCCGATACTCGACTTGAGGCGAAGGGTGGAAACGTGCTAAGGCCCAACGACCTCAGGAACGCAGGACTAGCTCATCTGTGCGAGCGGAATGGCTTTTCTATTTCCAAGGCAACGGAGCGTTCTAACACCGGTTTTCGTCCTCGTTTCCGCATGCTGACCTACAACGTCCATAGCTGCATCGGTATGGACAATCGCCTCTCACCAGCACGAATAGCACGCGTGATCGCTCGCAGTCAGGCGGACGTCGTCGCACTCCAAGAGCTAGATGTGGTGCGAAAACGAACCGGACATATCGATCAAGCGCATGAGATCGCACGGCACTTGGAAATGGAATTCCACTTCCATCCAGCTTGGTCTCTCGAAGAGGAGCTCTACGGGGATGCGATCCTCAGCCGTTATCCGATGCGGCTCGTCAAAGCCGACAAGTTGCCGAATTCACTCACAGGGAGTCACGAGCCCCGTGGTGCTCTTTGGGTCGAGATCATGCTCGGTGAGGATCGAATCCAGATTATCAACACTCATCTCGCGGTAAATTCACGCATCCATGCAATTCAGATAGAAGAACTCGCAGGTCAGAACTGGCTGGAAAGTGCGCTCGAAAGAGGTCCAACCATCCTCTGCGGAGACTTCAACTTCGGACCGCGCTCGCCACACTACAAACGGTTGTGTAAAAAACTATCGGACTCCCAAAGCGTAGCGGGTCGTCCCTCTCCTACTTGGTTCAGTTGGAAGCCGATGAGAAGAATCGACCACATTATGATCTCACGAAAGCTTTATGTTACAAGTGCGTACGTCTGGGCGGATCATCTCGCACGGCAAGCCTCTGACCACTTACCCTTAGTCGTTGATCTTCAATTGAAAGCTGAGAGCTTCAGTGCAGACATGAATGCCCCTTCAGAATATGTGGCACCAGATTCCAACGCTTACTGAACTCTGATTATGTTCAATAGTATCCGGATGTAATACATCATACCGATCCTCAAATAAGAGATAATGGACATCACCAAAACTCACTGATTCCTGTACCCCATTAGGGCAGGACTAAGCCATGCGAAATCATTACCATCAGTCGAGAAAGGGCAACGGAGATGCGAATAGGGCATCGCACCACGACTTACTAGAGAGCGACATTGAGAAGCAAGTTGCAATCCATGGTTCGAACGAGCAGGCCATCTTGCCCATTCTGCAAACACTGGCCAACACCAGTGTAGATCCTACCAGCAACCAACTAAATGAAGTGTCTGCTGCCACACGAACTCCGCCAGCTCAAGTCGCGGGAATTCAGTCGTTTTACACGATGCTTTCAGGCTCCGAAGGAGCGAAGATTCCTGTTCGCGTTTGTGATGGTCCTGTTTGCATGGCGCTTGGAGCAGCAGATTTTCGGAAAGCTCTCGAGGCAATCGATCGCGGGCAAGAGCGATTTCGAATCTGCCGCACGAGTTGCCTGGGCTTGTGTGACCGAGCTCCAGCAGCCTTGGTCGGAATTCATCCATGTGGTCCGCTCTCGCAGGAGGAGTTGCCTCACAGCCTCATAGTTCCCCAGAGAAGTAGCTTCACGTATTCGCAACCTCTCACTCACGAACACCGAGTAGCTATGGCTCGGCTACAACCATCGAGTGAACAAAATCCTAATGGCGGCATTCCGAAAGAAGCTTATAGATCACTCGAATCGGCACTTTCTCAGCCAAGTGAACAGGTATTGAAAGAGATTGAGGACGCCGGACTACGCGGTTGTGGGGGGGCTGGCTTTCCTACTGCCCAAAAATGGCGGATGGTAGCACAAACCGGGGCGAAACAGAAATTCGTCATCTGCAATGCCGATGAGTCAGAGCCAGGTGCCTTCAAAGATCGAGTTCTCATGGAGGGAGATCCCCACTTAGTCATTGAAGGCATGGCGCTGACAGCTTACGCAGTTGGAGCAAACGAAGGAATCGTTTATGTGCGTGGCGAATACGAGCAAAGTGCGACGCAAATTGAACGAGCGATAGAGCAGGCCCGCCAAGCTGGGTGGCTTCGAAATCGCCTCGGAGATTCTGAATTCCTCTTTGATGTTCACGTTCATCGTGGCGCAGGTGCGTATATCTGTGGAGAGGAAACGGCTCTGCTCGAATCTCTTGAGGGGCACCGCGGTGAACCAAGGTTACGACCGCCTTATCCCACAACTCAGGGATACCTGGGCCAACCAACGGTCGTAAACAATGTTGAAACCCTCTGCTTGGTCCCGCCGATCGTGCAGAGAGGTGGAGCCTGGTATCGGAACATTGGTCACCGTGGAACTTCGGGTACGAAAGTCTTAACGTTGTCGGGCCACATCAAGCGTGCTGGTGCCTTTGAAGCACCCCTCGGCTTGACCGTCAGGGAGGCGATCGACTGGTTCGGCGCTGGGATGCGAGAAGGCAGTCGATTCAAAATGGCGCTCACCGGAGGTGCTGCCGGCACATTCGTACCCGCTGATTTACTTGATACACCGCTCGACTATGGGGCAATTGAAGAAGGAGTTGCCTTAGGGTCGGGGGTTATTATGGTATTCGACGAGTCGATCTCTGCGGTCGATACTCTAAGCTGGGTATTGAAGTTTTTCCGCAATGAGTCTTGTGGGAAGTGCACTCCTTGTCGTGAAGGATCATCAGTCGCTTGCAACATCGTTGATCGCATCGCTCATGGCAACGGATGCTCAGGCGATTTCTCTCGGCTGAGGCAGCTAGCACGGATGCTCGATTTAACCTCTCTCTGTGGTCTGGGAAAATCGATAGCTCTGCCAATTGGTAGTGCCCTAAATCATTTCGCTGAAGATTTCTTGGTACGAGGTGCATCATGATGCCACCTGCAGAAACAGTGAGAGTTTGTATTGACGGTCACGAGAGTCGCGTCGATGCAAACATCTCGATCCTAGAAGCTGCCAGAAAGTTGGACATTGAGATTCCCACACTTTGCTACCACAAAGATCTTTCTGTGGTTGGCTCATGCCGACTTTGTCTCGTCGAGATTGAGGGTCGTGAGGGGCAGTATCCTGCCTGCGCTGAATCGGTTCAGGACGGGATGGAAGTCTTTACCGAGTCATCCGATCTTTCTGAGTCCCGACGATTCGTTCTCGAGATGTTGCTATCCAACTACCTTAGCGAACAACTGGAAGCAAACCATTCCGCTTCCGAGTTCTTACGTTGGGTCAGGCAATACCAAGCGAAAAGCCCTCCTGAAAGCTCTTCTCCGACGCATCATCCCGTTGATGCGGACTCCAACCCCTTTATTAGAGTCGACCTCAACAAATGCATTCTCTGCACTCGCTGCGTTCGTGCTTGCGCGGAAGTACAAGGGCGATTCGTCTTGGGAGTCGCTGAGCGTGGACCGGAAACCAGAATCATCGCAGGGCTTGGCACGGACCTACTTGACGCGCGCTGCGAGTCCTGCGGAGCCTGCTCAGCCTATTGTCCTACGGAGGCACTCATTGATCGTGACAAGTTTGAGTCGGATTCTCCGGACCGATTGGTCAGGACAACGTGTGGCTATTGTGGAGTTGGCTGCCAGTTCAACCTCAACGTGAAAGAGCAGCGTGTCATAAGCGTTACTTCACACCCAGACGCACCAGTGAACGGCATGTCGCTTTGTGTCAAAGGAAGATACGGATACGACTTTCTGCATCACAACCAGCGGTTGAAGCAACCAAAGATTCGCCGCTACCTCCTTGATGACATCGCATTCACCCGTCGTCCCAACGACAGGGGACCTTGGATGGAGGTCGATTGGGAAACAGCAATTGATCTAGTCGCCCGAAAGTTGGCTGCGATTAAGAGTCAATCTGGAGCAGATGCACTAGGATTCCTCTCCTCGGCGAAGTGCACCAATGAGGAGAACTATCTCGTCCAGAAACTGGCACGCCAACTCATCGGTACAAACAATGTCGATCACTGTGCACGGCTCTGCCACTCGTCGACAGTCGCTGGCTTAGGAATGGCGTTTGGGAGCGGTGCGATGAGTAATTCGATGGATGACGTTGTTCAGGAAGCAAAAGCAATGCTGATCATCGGTTCCAACACCACGGAGCAGCATCCTGTGTTTGGTGCAATGATTAGGCAGTCGGTGCTGCGTCGGAAGGCCAAACTCATTGTCGCTGATCCTCGAATGATCGATATGACGGAGTTTGCAACGGTGCACTTGCGGCAAAGACCTGGCACGGATGTCGCACTTATCAATGGAATCATGCACCTTGCCATCAAGAATGACTGGCATAATCAGGACTTCATTGAGCAACGCTGCAAAGGCTTTGAAGAACTGAAAGCAATGCTAGAAGCCTATCCGCCTGAGCGTGTTTCGCAGATAACCGGTATCCCTGAGAGGCGACTCTGCGAAGCGGCAGAAATACTCTGTACCAACCGTCCTATGGCTGTGATTTGGGCGATGGGGATTACTCAGCACACCACGGGAGTCTTCAACGTTCTCTCATTAGCAAACTTGCAGATGTTGCTAGGAAATATGGGCATCCCCGGTGGGGGAGTCAATCCGCTGCGTGGCCAAAACAACGTTCAGGGCGCCTGCGACATGGGAGCGCTACCCAACGTCTACCCTGGCTATCAGCCTGTTAATGATGAGCAGACCTACAAGAAATTCGTCGAAGCTTGGTCACTTCAAGACAATGGCAACGGTGGAGAAGCTCGATTTGGACTATCCCAGAGCAGCGGATTGACGGTTACCGAACTAATTGAGGCAGCAGGCGAGAATAAGATTAGGGGGCTCTACATCCTCGGTGAAGACCCGGCCATGACGGAGCCCAACGTCAATCATGCGGTGGATTGTTTACAACGGGCGGAGTTCACTGTCCTGCAGGAAATCTTTCCCTCAGAGACCTCAAAGTATGCAGACGTGCTACTGCCTGGGGCAGCTTTCGCAGAGAAGAATGGCACGTTTACGAATACCGAACGTAGGATCCAACCGGTACGTAAAGCGATTGATCCGCCTGGAGCTGCTTTGCCAGATTGGCAGGTCTTAGCACGACTTGGAACATCCCTGCAAAGAGAGCTGGACTATTACCCCCATGGCACGCAATCGGGGTGGGAATATCAGGATGCTGCTGAAGTGCTCGCAGAAATCAACACGCTGACACCGTCCTATGCAGGTGTCACCTGGAACCGCGTGGATGCCGGAGAAAGACTACAGTGGCCCGTCCTTTCTGAATCCCACGATGGGACACCGATTCTGCACGTCGAAAAGTTTACTTGTGGGCTCGGAGAGTTTCATCCCGTTGAACACCTTCCTCCAGCTGAAATACCGGACGACGAGTATCCCCTGCTTCTGACCACAGGTCGGGTTCTTTATCACTGGCATGGTGGAGAGTTGACCAGGCGCAGCCAAGGGCTTTCTGCCGTGTATCCTAATCCAATAGTCGAAGTCTCTCACGAGGATGCTCGAAGAAGTCGCATCGCAGACGGGATGACTGTGTCGATTCAATCGCGACGAGGGATCCTAGTTGCTCGGGCAGCGGTGACTGATCGCGTTCCAGAAGGCCTCATCTTTGGGAGCTTCCATTTCCCAGGCTTGGGCAACGTAAACAATCTTACGATCTCAGCACTTGATCCCGTGGCAAAGATTCCCGAGTACAAAGTCTGCAGTGTCAGACTTCAGCCATACGATGAGGAGCAAGTTTCAGAGGCTGATTCCTAACCACTTATGTAGCCGATTGCCACTAACGCTGTTACCGAGAGGCATACGATCAGTAGAGCATCAGGCTCGAACAACCAGAAACGTTTCTCGGGCCGGTAGAGCAAACTCATCGCGGCGAGACTTGTAATGACAACGATGAAGCCTGCCGTCACGGAGTGAAAAGGATCGATTGCCTTCAGTAGACTGCCTGGCTCGTAGAAGGCATCAACAATTGGCAGTATGGCGACGTTAAAGCAGTTACTGCCGAAGACATTTCCAGCTGCAAGCTCATAGGCACCCAACCTAACGGCTGCCAAGGTGGTTACAATCTCGGGCAATGAGGTGGTCAGTGCCACCAAAATAGTCCCGACGAAAGTACCGCCCAAACCTGTTTCATGCGCTAAGGAGTCCGCAGTCCTTGCCAGATGGGGTGCCCCTACGAAAACGACCGCTCCCCCTAGGCAAAACAAGAACAAACTCTGCTTAACAGGAGGTGCTTTTTCACTCGATATTTCCTCCACCCCTGATTCTGCTTTTCGTGCAAGGTATTGGTCAATGAAGATGAGCCTCACAGAGAATAGATAGACGATCGCTACTGCCCACAAACCAAGGCCAATGCCCAGAAACTCTTTCTCGAAGGGCGAGAGAATTCCTAGTAGCACGATGCCCGTCAGCGCAATGCTGGTTGTTGCACTAAGAGCATGTGCCGCACAGACGGGAGATAGGATGCGAACCGGGCTTCGATGCGCAAGATCGATGATTCCTAGTATGAGCAGATTGAAAATCGAGCTTCCCAGGAGGTCGCCAACTGCCAGGTTAGGTGCTCTAATTCTTGCGGCGTTGCAATCGATCACCAACTCGGGAAGACTTGTTGCCGCAGCCAGTAGAAAGAAGCCAACGAGCGTTCCTCCTAGCTTTGTCCCCCGAGCGATCCGATCCGCTGAGGTCGCCAGTAGAATCCCGGACGCAACCATAAGTATGGCTAGCACTATGAACCGGATTGCTAGCTCAAGCATTTGATGCCTTCAGGATTTTCTGTCGAATGAGGTTACTGAAAGTAAGTGAAAGTCGGAGGCCCTACGGAAGATCATGGTGGGGTACTATTAGTATTGAGCAGCTTGCGAAGTTCAAGATGTGCTCGGAGGTGCTCCCAACGAGGAGCCGCGTCACTGGCCCGCTGTGATGGGCTCCAATGACGACAAGATCCATTTTCTCTTTCTCAGCATAATCCACGATTTGTGCTCCTGCGCTACCTGAGAGAACAACCGGCAGACTCTCGAGGAATGCCGCAGGTAACTCTCGGCAATGGTCTCGTAGTTGTTGCCTGAGTTCCTCAAACTCTCTGTCCTGCTGATCGATATACGCTTTTGCTATTGGGTCATTCTCGGCAGTTCGCGCTTCTTCTTCAATCCAGCTCGGTATGCCGTGCACAAACGGTGATTCCACGACATGCAGAATGCGTCCCTTCACATTCTCAGGAAATGAAAGACTCCCGAGCAAAGCATCAGCATCTCTATTCGCATCGATGCGGTCGTAGCATAGAAGGACTCGTAGAGATTCAAAGTGGTCTCGAGTACTGGGGCGTGCGATCAAGACGGGGATATCTGTGGAATGAACAACGGCTCGGCTGACGCTCCCGATCCTTGGCAGACCTAAACGATTCGTACCCCGAGCGCCGACAGCAATGAGGTCAGGGCGATGCGTCTTGATGGCTGCAAGAATTCCGGCTCGCGGCTTCTGCTGGCCGGTGATGGCCATCGAGTGCTCCGCTAGCTGCTGTGGCAGTAACTCGCGTGCATGTTCGAAGATTCTCTCAGCAAGCGAGGCCCTGGCCTGCTCAATGAGCTTCGAATCAGGGGACGACTGACCGTGGACAGTAATCTCCGGGGGCGAGTAATAGAAAATGACAAGATCGTCGTCTTGGGAAAGGAACTGACCTAACATCTCGACGGCAGCATCGCTGCCTGCTGACCCGTCGATAGCACATAACGCTTTCATTTTCGCGTCCCTCTTACTTTGTGGAAATCGTCCAAGAAATCATGCTGCCGAAGCACTCTTACTCAACCTAAGTCTCAAGTGGCCTCCTATTGCTGGAAAGCAAACAGTGCGCCAACGCGCCAAGAAACTCATTTGAAGAAGGTTAGCTCGAATACTAAGCCCCTCACCGCCACAGAACTGTGCAGATTGGCTTACCGGTGTGCGATACCGCTCACAACCCTTGCAACATGCCGAGAATCCCTCAGCCAGATGACTCGTGTTTGACTCCATTTGTAAGGGGTCGCATTGGCATGATCATTGCTTTCTTTCAACTGCGAATACGTCTTTAGGCTCAAGTATGGAGATTCGAAATGGCCGCTGGTGAATGGGACCATGAGCTATTCAAGGTCATCAAACGAAAGAATGAGGAACTCTACGACTCAATCGAAGCCGTTCGTCTGTTAGTGGCTGGACGATCCTACGAGAAGCTTGATCTAGAAAAGACGATGGACGAGCTGCATGACTTACTCGAGCTCCACTTCGAGATAGAAGAACGGGGCGGCTACTTAGCCGACCTTGTCAAGAATGAACCACGATACGAAGCACGGGTTGGTACTCTCTTGTCTGAGCATCGAGCTTTACTTGAACAGTGTGAGAAATTGCGACTGCTTGTTCGCTCGGGCGTCGAATCGCCCGCATTCCAGACCCGCATCGAGAGCGATTTCCACAAGTTCTTGTCGAGATTTCTTGCCCACGAACACGCAGAGCACCAACTCTTGCAGGGCGCGTTTAGCGACGACATTGGCTCCGGCGATTGACGACGTTCGCGAACGGTGACTCCCTCGACGTTTACTTTCACACTTAATGAGAATGTCATGGCTAACGTGCAAACTAGTACCGCTTACATTCGCTGGTTCGATGACCTGACTATCAAGGATGTTGATACGGTCGGCGGCAAGAACGCCTCCTTAGGCGAGTTGATTCGTGAGTTGCAGCCCAAAGGCATCAAAGTTCCCGACGGGTTCGCCACGACGGCTGACGCATTTTGCTATTTTCTCCGCGATTCTGGGCTCGATACTTTTATCGCAGAAACTCTCGCCGAGATCGATGTTCACGACGTAGCAAGCCTGCAAAAAGGGGGCAACGCAATCCGCCAAGCAATCGTCACGCAACCGTTGCCAACGGATTTGGAGCTAGAAATCGTAGATGCTTACACGCAACTGCGATCGCGATCTGTATGTGATCCCGACGCACTGCTTGAGGTTGCCGTGAGAAGTAGTGCCACTGCTGAGGACCTCCCGGACGCAAGCTTTGCCGGCCAGCAAGAAACCTACTTGAATGTGCGTGGAGAATCCGACTTACTTCAGACGTGTCGGCGCTGCTTCGCGTCTCTTTATACCGACCGTGCTATTTCCTATCGGATTGATAAGGGCTTTGATCATCAACAAGTAGCCCTTTCCATAGGAGTCCAGGAAATGGTGCGTTCTGATTTGGGTGCTGCCGGTGTCATGTTCACGATCGATACCGAAAGTGGATTTCCCGATGTCATTCTTATCAATTCCGCCTACGGACTTGGAGAAAACGTCGTACAAGGTGCTGTAATCCCTGATGAATTCTATGTCTTCAAACCTACACTGAAGCAGGGCTTCGATGCCATTGTGCGAAAGAAGCTTGGCTCCAAGGAGTTCAAGTTGATTTATGACACCGGTGGGGGAAGAATGACGAAAAATGTGCCCGTAGATTCGTCTGACCGCCATCGTTTTTCGATTAGCGACTCCGAGGTTCTCCAACTCGCCCGTTGGGGACAGATCATCGAAACTCACTACAGTGAGCAGGCAGGGACACCTCGCCCAATGGACATCGAGTGGGCCAAGGATGGGATCACAGGCGATCTGTTTATTGTCCAGGCAAGACCTGAAACGGTTCAGTCGCAAAAGTCGCTGGATTGCCTAGAGCAGTATCGTCTACTGTCTCAAGGAAAAGTGCTGGCCACGGGCCGAGCGGTCGGCTCAAAAATCGGCACCGGCTCAGTTCATTGCATCACTGACGTAAGCCAGCTTAGCGGTTTTCAAAAGGGAGAGGTCCTGATCGCTGAGAAGACCGATCCAGATTGGGAACCTGTCATGAAGAAAGCTGCTGCGATCGTTACCGAGCGTGGCGGTAGGACATGCCACGCTGCAATCGTCAGTCGTGAGTTGGGACTACCTGCAGTGGTGGGTGTCGAGAAGGCAACCCATGCCCTCAAGGACGGTCAAGCAGTCACTGTTTCTTGCAGTGAAGGAGATGTTGGTAAGGTCTACGAGGGGACCTTGGATTTTCAAGTTGACCGCATATCGCTAGCCGATCTTCCGCGCCCCAAAACGCAAGTCATGATGAACCTTGCGAACCCTGAACAGGCGTTTTCTCTGGCTGCCGTTCCTAATGACGGAGTCGGCCTCGCTAGAATGGAGTTCATCATCAACGATACCATCAAGATTCACCCGATGGCTCTTCTGAATTTTGAGAAAATCGATCACTGGAATACTCGCTCTACCATCGATACCCTCACCCGCGGGTTCGCTGATAAGGCGACCTTCTTTGTTGATCGGCTTGCGCAGGGCATCGCGACTATTGCTGCCGCGTTCTACCCGAAGGACGTGATCGTACGGATGAGCGACTTCAAGACGAATGAATACGCCAACCTAATCGGAGGAGAGCCGTTTGAACCGCGCGAAGAGAATCCTATGATCGGCTTTCGTGGCGCTGCTCGATACTACCACCCTCGCTACAAGGAGGCGTTTGGCCTTGAGTGCCGAGCGATCCGCAAAGTTCGCGAGGAAATGGGGCTGATCAACGTGAAACTGATGATTCCCTTCTGTCGGACGGCAGATGAGGGGAGGCAGGTTCAGGCCGTCATGGCACAGCACGGTTTGGAGCGTGGGAGCAACGGCCTGGAAATCTACGTGATGTGCGAACTGCCTAGCAATGTGTTTAATGCGGAAGAGTTTGCAGAAATCTTTGATGGATTTTCAATTGGTTCGAACGACCTCACACAACTTATCCTTGGAGTCGATCGCGACTCAGAAATCGTCGCCAACATCTTTGATGAGCGAAATCCGGCGGTCGTCAGTGCTATTGAGTCGGTTATCAGTGTGGCGAAGGCCAAAGGCCGGAAAATAGGCATCTGTGGACAAGCGCCAAGCGACTACCCCGACTTTGCGCAAATGCTTGTCAAAGCGGGCATCGACAGCATATCGCTCACGCCCGACGCCATTCTTTCAACGACCGTCAAGATCGACGAAGCCGAGAAGTCGCTGAAGGAGCGAATATGCCAACAGTCCTAGCAGAACCAAGGGGGGAAGTGGAAAAAACTCAGTCCGAACTCTGGCATGCCAAGGAACCCGCGTACGCCATGGGGCAACTGGGCACAAGTGTCGACTTCGGCCTGAGTACAGAGGAGGCCAAGTTTCGCCGTAACCAATATGGCAATAACGAAATCCGTTCTGAGGCAGAAACGCTCTGGTACGAAGTGTTAGGACGTCAGTTTTTCGATGTCCTCATTTTTATCTTGCTCATCGCCGCGGGAGTCTCTTTAGCCGTTGGCGAATTGACTGACGCCATCACCATCCTTGCTATCGTCTTGCTTAACGGACTCTTAGGCTTTGTCCAAGAGTGGAAAGCGGAGAAAGCAATCGCGGCGTTAAAACAGATGCTGAGCCCGCAATGCCGCGTCATTCGCGATGGAGACGAGCAACAGATTGATGCAGTTGCTCTGGTCCCCGGAGATGTCGTTCTGCTTTCCACGGGCGATCGAGTTCCGGCTGATCTGAGATTAGTAGAGACTCTGAGCCTCAAAGTAGATGAAT
Above is a genomic segment from Lacipirellulaceae bacterium containing:
- the ppsA gene encoding phosphoenolpyruvate synthase; this encodes MANVQTSTAYIRWFDDLTIKDVDTVGGKNASLGELIRELQPKGIKVPDGFATTADAFCYFLRDSGLDTFIAETLAEIDVHDVASLQKGGNAIRQAIVTQPLPTDLELEIVDAYTQLRSRSVCDPDALLEVAVRSSATAEDLPDASFAGQQETYLNVRGESDLLQTCRRCFASLYTDRAISYRIDKGFDHQQVALSIGVQEMVRSDLGAAGVMFTIDTESGFPDVILINSAYGLGENVVQGAVIPDEFYVFKPTLKQGFDAIVRKKLGSKEFKLIYDTGGGRMTKNVPVDSSDRHRFSISDSEVLQLARWGQIIETHYSEQAGTPRPMDIEWAKDGITGDLFIVQARPETVQSQKSLDCLEQYRLLSQGKVLATGRAVGSKIGTGSVHCITDVSQLSGFQKGEVLIAEKTDPDWEPVMKKAAAIVTERGGRTCHAAIVSRELGLPAVVGVEKATHALKDGQAVTVSCSEGDVGKVYEGTLDFQVDRISLADLPRPKTQVMMNLANPEQAFSLAAVPNDGVGLARMEFIINDTIKIHPMALLNFEKIDHWNTRSTIDTLTRGFADKATFFVDRLAQGIATIAAAFYPKDVIVRMSDFKTNEYANLIGGEPFEPREENPMIGFRGAARYYHPRYKEAFGLECRAIRKVREEMGLINVKLMIPFCRTADEGRQVQAVMAQHGLERGSNGLEIYVMCELPSNVFNAEEFAEIFDGFSIGSNDLTQLILGVDRDSEIVANIFDERNPAVVSAIESVISVAKAKGRKIGICGQAPSDYPDFAQMLVKAGIDSISLTPDAILSTTVKIDEAEKSLKERICQQS
- a CDS encoding hemerythrin domain-containing protein — its product is MAAGEWDHELFKVIKRKNEELYDSIEAVRLLVAGRSYEKLDLEKTMDELHDLLELHFEIEERGGYLADLVKNEPRYEARVGTLLSEHRALLEQCEKLRLLVRSGVESPAFQTRIESDFHKFLSRFLAHEHAEHQLLQGAFSDDIGSGD